Below is a genomic region from Sinorhizobium meliloti.
TATCTGCCAGGCGATCTGCGCTTCCCGACAGGAACCACAATCCCCGGGGCCATACACGATCTCAAGGGGACTGTCCCTGGCCGGACCCGTGGGTCCGGGCATACGGTGCCCACCTACCTAGTAGGTACCCGGGATCGTAAATCATCCATCGGTCGTCGTGGATCGCACTTCTTCCTTTTCCTTCTCGGCCGGTGCCCGGAACGCTCGGCGGATGGCATCCGCCATCGCGTCGACCGTCGGCGACCGGTTCCCGCGCCTCGTCCGCAGCACGACATTGGTCATGTCGATGATGCCGAAGCCGTCCTCCTCGGTAAGTTCCCTGCACCCCGCCGGTATGGCGGTTCGCGACAAGGGTGCGATGGCAAGGCCCGAAATGAGGGCGGCGATGAGGCCGCCGCTCGTGCGGCTCACATATGCGATGCGAGACTCTATGCCGCGGCTCTGCAGGCTCCGCCGGGCCAGTTCGTCGCACCAGCCGCCTTCGGCATAGGTATAGGTCGCGATCGGTACCGGCCGGCGCTCATGGGCACCGTGCTGGTCGCAGGTCGCCCAGACTGTAGGGTTCACCATCAGGACCTCGTTCCGGCTGCGCCCGCCCGGCTCGAAGACGACGGCGATGTCGAGTTCTCCGGCCGCGAGCGCTGCCGAATTGGCCATGGAGGTTTCCTGCCGCACCGTCACCTCCACGCCCGGATGAATGGCAGCGAAGGCGCCAAGTGCCTTCGGAAGCGTGGAGTTGACGTATTCCTCCGAAATCCCGATCCGGACCGAACCCTCGAGCGCCGGCGATCGCATGGCCGCCGCGGTGTCGTCGAGAAGAGAGACGATGCGGCGCGCATTGTCGGCGAGCCGCCGCCCGTCATCGGTCAGTATGACGCCGCGCGAATGGCGTTCGAAAAGCGCCGAGCCGATGAGCTCCTCGAGCTTGCGGATCTGCATGCTGACGGCCGACTGCGTCCGCCGCACCGTATCGGCAGCCCGCGTCAGGTTGCCGGTGTCGGCGACCGCGAGAAAGGTTCTGAGCAGATCGCTGTCGAGCGGAGTTGACATGCTGTCGCCATAAGAAAACTTGATGACAGGCATGGTTGCAATTCATTTGTCAGATGTCAACAAAGGAGAGAGGATCGAGGCTGTCGCTTTCCTCCCGAGGGTCTCGCCATGCCCGTTCTGGTCGTGCCAGCACATCCTGCCGCTCGAAGCTCCCCGCCGCTTGCGACGGCGTTTGCGCGTTGGCGGCTGGGGCTCACCCTTTACATGGAATGGTCGATCGTAAGCCGCCGCGCCGACCCGCACCTGCTGGCAGACGCAGCTATCCCGGACACATATCGTCTCGGATGCGAGGAAGCCCGGCGCCAGCGTGAAGCGGTTCGGCATCTGCACTGGATGCTGTAAATCAGCTCCCTCCGGGAAAGCTCCATAAAGCGTCGCGATACGCGAACGAGTCGCGAAGTATTGCAAAAAGCGGCGGCCGCATGGTTCCAGCCGGAGGCCGTTTTGCGCTATGGCAGGGGCATTCCGATCATGTAAAAGCGGTTCGGTCTGCCCGGAAGGAAGGTTCGATGTCACCCAGGGATTTGAAGGCAGCGTTGAGGAAGGAGCGGCTGGCGCTCCGCGATGCGATGCCGGCGGAAGTGCGGATCGAGGCGAGCCTTGCCATGGCCGATCATGCCGGCGACATTATCGCGCTCGATCCGGGACATGTCGTCTCGGGCTTCTGGCCGATCCGTTCGGAGGCCGACGTCCGGCCGCTGATGGTGCGGCTCAGGGATCGCGGTGCGCGCCTCTGCCTGCCGGTGATCCTGGACAGCAAGGACATCGTTTTCCGGGAACTGCTCGACGGCATCGCAGTCGTCGAAACCGGTTTCGGCACCACCGGTCCCGGCCCCGATGCGCCGGAAGTCGATCCGGACATCATGCTCGTACCGCTTTCGGCCTTCGATGCCGTGGGCCATCGGATCGGCTACGGCGCCGGCTATTATGATCGGGCGATCGAGCGGCTGCGTCGCAAAGGCCACATGCCGCGCCTGATCGGGATTGCATTCGACTGCCAGGAAGTGGCATCAGTGCCGGCTGAACCGCACGACGTGGCGCTGGACGCCGTATTGACGGAGAGCGGTTTTCGGCATTTCAGAGCGGGATGAGGATATTTTGCGCGGATTCCGCCACATCCTGTTCTAAATTCATGGAACCGACCACGTGCACGATTTGGTGTCGATCCAAATTGCCTTGGTCCAAGCGGGATTGACCGGCATGCGACTTCTGTTTCTGGGGGATATGGTGGGCAAGACGGGCCGCATGGCCGTCTGGGAGCGCCTCCCGGGACTCGTGAGCGATCTCAAGCTCGACTTCGTCATCGTCAATGGCGAGAACGCAGCCGGCGGGTTCGGCATCACCGAAGACATCTTTCTCGAGACGATCAGCGCCGGCGCCGATGTAGTGACCACCGGCAATCACGTCTGGGATCAGAAGGAGGCGGTGGTCTTCTGCGAGCGGCACGATCAGTTCCTGCGGCCGGCAAACTATCCTGCGGGGACGCCGGGTCGCGGTTCCAATCTTTTCTTCGCGCGAAACGGCGCACGCGTTCTGGTTGCCAATGTCATGGGGCGGGTCTTCATGCATCCCGAGCTCGACGATCCCTTCAAGACGGCCGAGGCGATCCTTGACGCCTGCCCGCTCGGCGAGCAGGCCGATGCAGTCGTCTTCGATTTTCACGCGGAGGCGACGAGCGAGAAGCAATGCTTCGGCCACTTCGTCGACGGGCGTGCCAGCCTGGTGGTCGGCACGCACACCCATGTGCCGACGGCGGACCATCAGATACTCAACGGTGGCACCGGCTATATGAGCGATGCCGGCATGTGCGGCGACTACGACTCGTCCTTGGGGATGGACAAGGAAGAGCCGCTCAACCGGTTCATCTCGAAGATGCCCAAGGGCCGCTTCGAAGCGGCATCCGGCCCGGCGACCATCTGCGGCGTCGGGATCGAGATTTCGGACCGGACGGGATTGGCGGAGAAGATCGCGCCGCTCAGGATCGGCCCGCGTCTGGCCGAGACGATCCCGCAATTCTGGGTTTGAGCGGCAGAGCTTCTGTTTCTCCACCTGCAATCCTGCCGCGCCCTGCCTCTGCCGAATTGCCTTTTTTCAAGGGTGACAGACCTGTCAAATGGTGGCAGGTTAGCGACCAAATGAGAGCCGCAATCCACGCGGCCGCTATTCGCAAGTTTCCATGCCCAATAGTTGAAGCGGGATGCGGGCGGAGGCGCCCATACCTTCCCTCGTCCCGTCTTAGTGCAACCGAGCCCTATAGCGCCGCACGTCTGTCGGACGCTTAAAGGTCGCTATAGCGCCCCGGTATTGGAATGTCGCCGCGCCAATTGCAGACCCCGGTGCCGGCGATCTGATGTTCAGGTAATTTGGAGAGCGTGCATGTTGCGAAAGTGGCGTCTGCCGGCCATCGCCGGCGTATTCGTCTCCCTTCTCGTTTCGGCACCGGCGGTCGCGCAGGACGCGCAAATGCCGACGGTGACCGTTGCCAAGCCGGTCGTGCGCGACGTCATCGACGCCGACGAATTCATCGGCCGCTTCGAGGCGGTCGACGAGGTTTCGATCCGCGCGCGGGTCGGGGGCTATCTCGATCAGGTCTTCTTCACCGACGGTGCCATGGTGAAGAAGGGCGACAAGCTCTTCGTCATCGACCAGCGGCCGTTCCGCACCGCTCTTTCCCAGGCGGAAGCCTCGCTCGAGGCAGCGCGATCGACGCTCGTCTTCGCGGAGACCACGTTCAAGCGAACGGAATCGCTCGCCGGAACCGGCACGCTCTCCGTGTCCAGGCTCGACGACGACCGCCGGGCGCTGCTCTCGGCACAGGCGAATGTACGCGGCGCCGAGGCGGCGGTTGAGCGGGCCAGGCTCGATCTCGATTACACCACCATCACCGCGCCGCTGAGCGGCCGCGTCGACCGGCGGCTCATCTCCCCGGGCAATCTCGTCCAGGCGGACCAGACGGTACTGACGACGATCGTCTCGCTCGATCCGATCGATTTCTATTTCGATGTCGACGAGCGCCGGCTGCTTTCCTATGCGCGGACGGCGCGGGAACGCGGCAGCGCGCTGCAGGAAGGGGCCGGCTCCATCCCGGTGCTCGTCACGATCGCCGACGCCAACGAGCCGCCTTTCGAAGGCAAGCTCGATTTCGCCGAGAACCGGGTCGACAACGAGACCGGCACGATGCGGGTGCGCGCCCGCTTTGCGAACCCCAAATTCGTCCTGCAGCCCGGCCTGTTCGGGCGTGTGGAAGTCGAAGGCTCGAATACCTATCGAGCGGTTCTCGTCCCTGACGAGGCAATCGCTGCCGACCAGAACGAACGCATCGTCTACGTGGTCGGCGAGGATGGCAGCGTCGCCACCAAACCGGTCCGTCTTGGCCCGAGGCTCCACGGTTACAGGGTCATCCGCAGCGGCTTGACGGGGGACGAGACAGTCGTCGTCAACGGCCTCATGCGCGTCCGGCCGGGGGTGAAGGTCAAGCCCGAACTCGTCGTCCTGCCCCCCGAGGCCGCGCAATCGGCGGAGAATGCCCAATGAGGTTCGCGCATTTCTTTGTCGACAGACCGATCTTCGCATCGGTGCTATCGATCGTTCTGCTGATCGTCGGCAGCATCGCCTATTTTCAGCTTCCGGTGGCGCAGTATCCGGAGATCGCACCGCCAACCATCGTCGTGCGCGCCTCCTATCCGGGCGCGGATGCGGAGACCGTCGCCAATACCGTTGCTACCCCGCTCGAGCAGGAGATCAACGGCGTGGAGAACATGCTCTACATGTCCTCCTATGCCACCGCTGACGGTTCGATGGCGCTGACGATCACCTTCAAGCTCGGGACCGATCTCGATCAGGCACAGGTGCTGGTGCAGAATCGTGTTTCGATCGCCGAGCCCCGGCTTCCCGAGGAAGTCCGGCGCATCGGCGTCACCACGACGAAGAGCTCGCCGGATCTGATGATGGTCGTTCATCTGCTTTCGCCGAACGACCGCTACGACCAGCTTTATGTTTCCAACTACGCCCGCACGCGCATCCGCGACATATTGGTCCGGCTGGACGGAGTCGGCGACGTTCTTCTTTTCGGCGAGCGTGAATATGCGCTGCGCATCTGGCTCGACCCGCAGAAGCTCTCCGCCTACGGCATGACCGCAGGCGATGTCGTTTCCGCGCTGCGCGAGCAGAACGTCCAGGTCTCGGGCGGCTCCATCGGTGGTCCGCCGATGTCGAGCGACAGCGCCTTTCAGTATACGGTGACCACCGACGGCCGCTTCAGCGACGCTCGTCAGTTCCGCTACGTCATCGTCAAAGCGACCGAAGAAGGCAGGCTCGTCCAGTTGCAGGACGTCGCCCGCATCGAGCTCGGTGCGCGCGAATACGTGACCAACAGCTATCTCAACGGCAGCCCCGCCGTCGCGCTCGGCATCTTCTCCCGCCCCGGCAGCAATGCGCTCGCTGCGGCCGATGCGATCCAGGCGACGATGACCGAACTTTCGCGAGATTTTCCCGAAGGACTCGAATACAGGATCATCTACAATCCGACGGAATTCATCTCGGAATCCATCGACGAGGTCTACAAGACCATTGCGGAAGCCGCGCTTCTCGTCGCCCTGGTCGTGATCGTGTTCCTGCAGTCGTGGCGCACGGCGATCATTCCCATCGTCGCCATCCCCGTTTCGCTCGTCGGCACATTCGCGCTTCTCTATGCCTTCGGTTTTTCGCTGAACATGCTGACGCTTTTCGGTCTGGTCCTCGCGATCGGCATCGTGGTCGACGACGCGATCGTCGTTGTCGAGAACGTCGAGCGCAACCTCGCGCGCGGGATGACGCCGCGCGAGGCGGCGCATGTGACGATGGACGAGGTGGGCGCCGCGGTTATCGCGATCTCGCTCGTCCTGACGGCTGTGTTCGTGCCGACCGCGTTCATTCCCGGTATTGCCGGGCAGTTCTACCTGCAATTCGCGGTGACGATCGCAGTCGCGACGGTGATCTCCGCGGTCAATTCCCTGACGCTCTCGCCGGCGCTTGCCGCAATCCTGTTGCGGCCGCACGAGAACCACGACCATGAGAGCCGCAATCCCCTGACGCGGCTCGGCCGCGGGTTTGCCAACGGCTTCAACCGCGGCTTCGACCGCATGGCCGATGGCTATGCATGGACGGTGCGCCACCTCGTCAGGACGCGGATCGCGCTGGCCGGGGCGCTCCTCGTCTTCGTCGCCCTGCTCGGAGCCACCTGGTACATGGCGCAGGTCGTGCCCCGCGGCTTCATACCCACGATGGACCAGGGCTATGCCATCGTCGTCATTCAGCTTCCGGACGGCGCCTCTCTCGAGCGCACCGATAAGGTCGTCCGGCGGGCCTCGGAGATGATCCGCGAGGTACCCGGCGTCAAGGATGCAGTCGCCTTTGCCGGTTTCAACGGCGCGACCTTCACCAATGCATCCAATTCCGGCGTGATCTTCACGCCCTTCGACAGCTTCGAGGAACGCCTCGAGCAAAAGCAGAGTGCTGAACAGATCATCGGCCAGATCTTCGGTGCCATGCAAGGCATTCAGGAGGCTTTCATCATCGCCGTTCCGCCACCCTCCGTGCGAGGCATCGGCAATTCGGGCGGCTTCAAGATGCAGATCATGGACCGGCAGAGCGCCGACATGCGCCGCGCGCTCGGGCTCGCCTATCAGATGATGGGAGCGGCCAACCAGACGGAGGGGCTGACCGGCGTCTTCACCACATTCACGGCCTCCAGCCCGCAATTCTTCCTGGCGATCGACCGCGACAAGGCGCGGGCCCTGAACGTCCCGATCCCCAATATCTTCGAGACGCTCTCGATCAATCTGGGGACGTCCTACGTCAACGATTTCAACGCCTTCGGCCGCGTCTATCAGGTCCGCGCCCAGGCCGACCAGCAATTCCGGCTGGAGCGGGAGGACATACTCGCGCTCAAGGTACGCTCCGCCTCGGGCGCCCTGGTGCCGCTCGGAACGCTCGTCGAAATCCGCGATACGAGCGGACCGGCGCTCGTCCAGCGCTACAACATGTATGTTTCGGTCCCCGTTCAGGGCAATCCCGCGCCGGGCGTCTCGACGGGCAGCGCCCTCGACAAGATGGAAGCGCTTGCAGGTCAGATCCTGCCGCAGGGCACGACCTTCGAATGGACGGAACTCGCTTTGCAGGAGCGCCAGACCGGCAACACTGCGGTCTTCATCTTCGCTCTTTCGGTGGTCTTCGTCTTCCTGGCGCTCTCGGCGCAATATGAAAGCTGGGTGCTGCCGCTGGCCATCATCCTGATCGTGCCGCTTGCCGTCCTCGCGGCACTTCTCGGCGTTTCGATCCGGGGCTTCGACAACAATGTGCTGACCCAGATCGGGCTCATCGTCCTTATCGGTCTTGCCGCCAAGAACGCGATCCTCATCGTGGAATTCGCCCGCCAGGGCGAGGAGGAGGGCAAGACGCCGATCGAGGCGGCGATCGATGCGAGCCGGCTCAGGCTGCGGCCGATCCTGATGACCGCTTTCGCCTTCATTCTCGGCGTCGTGCCACTGGTCATCGCCACGGGGCCCGGCGCCGAAATGCGCCAGTCTCTCGGTACCGCGGTCTTTGCCGGCATGCTCGGGGTCACCTTCCTCGGCCTGTTCCTGACGCCGGTCTTCTACGTGGCCCTGCGCTCCCTGCGCCGCAAGCCCGCACCGGCGGCTGTGCCGGCGCCGGCGCCGGGAGAGTGAGGAGACCAGGTGCATCGGCAATGACGTAATTGTGAGCGGTTGTCCGTCGTTAGACGCTGGACGCGATCATGACCTTGAATGATCCTGCCTGCCGCCCGGCATGAGCGGCAACGCGGGATGCGGGCGGAATGAGAGAGCAAGTTTTTCATCCCGCATATGTGAGAGGTGAAGGATGCTGCTGCGATACCTTGCCTACACCCTGACCGTCATCTGGCTCATCCATGCGCTCTGGCCGACACCGGCTCACGCGCAGCAGGCGAAAGCCCATGTGAGCCAATGCCAGGCGATCGCGGCAGCCACGCCGGCGGCGACGTTCGCCAGCTTCTCGGCCGCCGATGCCACTCCGGTGGCGTCGGCCGACACGAGCGAGGTGACGATCACCTTTCTCGGCCATTCGACCTTCCTGATCGAAACGCCGGGCGGGGTTTCGATCGCCACGGACTACAACGGCTGGTTCCGGACCCCATCGCCGCCTACGGTGGTGACGATGAACAGGGCCCATTCCAGCCACTACACCCTGGCGCCTGATCCGGCGATCGCGCATGTCCTGCATGGCTGGGGCGACAATGGCGAGCCGGCGGATCATGACCTCGTCGTCGGCGACGCCTATATCCGCAATGTGACGACGGATATCCGTTCAGGCTTCGAGGGCATGGAACGGGACGGCAATTCGATCTTCATTTTCGAGATTGCCGGGCTCTGTATCGGCCATCTCGGCCATCTGCACCACGAGCTCGACGAAAGCCATTACCGGCAGATCGGCCGGCTCGACGTGCTCATGGTGCCGGTGGACGGCGGGCTGACGATGGGCGCGGAGAGCATGAGCCGTGTCGTCTCGCGGCTGCGCTCGGCGCTGATCCTGCCGATGCACAGGCCGATGACCAACGACTTTCTGGCGATGTTCGGCGATGACTTCGACAAGCGCTTCGCCACGGAGCCTTCCGTGAAGGTGTCGCTGCGTTCCCTGCCGAGCAGACCGCTCATCTATGTCCTGCAGGGCGTTTGAGGACCGCTGCAGCGCATTTCCCGCCTCCTGAAAACACGACGCGACTGCTGGACTGGACGCGGCAATGAAACTATAAGGCGCCCGATCTCACCAAAATCACGCATGCAGAGGGCGTCATGGCTGGCCATTCACAGTTCAAGAACATCATGCACCGCAAGGGCCGTCAGGATGCGGTGCGCTCCAAAATGTTTTCCAAGCTCGCGCGCGAAATCACCGTCGCAGCAAAAACCGGTCTTCCCGACCCGACGATGAATCCGCGTCTGCGTCTGGCGATCCAGAACGCCAAGGCGCAGTCGATGCCGAAGGACAATATCGAGCGCGCGGTCAAGAAGGCTGCGGGCGGCGATGCCGAGAATTACGAAGAAGTCCGCTACGAGGGCTACGGCCCGGGCGGCGTCGCGGTCATCGTCGAGGCGCTGACGGACAACCGCAACCGCACCGCCTCCAACGTACGATCCACCTTCACCAAGGCGGGCGGAGCGCTCGGCGAAACCGGTTCGGTTTCCTTCTCCTTCGATCGCGTCGGTGAAATCACCTACAAGCTTTCCGCCGGCGACGCCGACAAGGTCATGGAAGCCGCGATCGAAGCGGGTGCCGACGACGTCGAGACGGATGAGGAAGGCCACACGATCACCTGCGGTTTCGAGGATATCGGCGAGGTGTCGAAGGCCCTCGAAGGCGCGCTCGGCGAGGCGGAGACCGTGAAGGCGGTCTGGAAGCCGCAGAATACCGTGCCGGTCGACGAGGAAAAGGCACAGTCGCTGATGAAGCTCATCGACAATCTCGAAGACGACGACGATGTCCAGAACGTCTACTCGAACTTCGAGGTTTCCGACGAGGTCCTGGCGAAGCTTTCGGCCTGAGGAGAGGAAGGGTACCCCCCTCTGGCCTGCCGGCCATCTCCCCCGCAAGGGGGGAGATCGGCAAGCGGCGATGTTCCACTCAATTCAATTAGGCAGCGTGCACGCACTGCGTTCACCGTCGGGCAGGACGGGAGATGCCCGGCAGGGCAGAGGGGGCGTATCGGGCCGGTTGGATCAGAGCACTCAACCCGTTCTTCGGACCCCGCCGAAAAGCTTCACCGAACGCAACCGCGCTTCCATGTCGAAGATCGGCATTGAGACGATCAGCTCGTCCGCCCTGGTGAGATCCACAAATGCCTCGATCTTTCGGCGGATCGTCTCGGGGCCGCCGACCACCGCGTAGCTCATTGCGTGGTCGACGAAAATCTTCTCGTCCTGGCTCCAGAGGCCGTCCATCGATTTGACCGGCGGCGGGAAGCGCCCGCGCGCATTGCGGCGAAGCGCGACGAAGGATTGCTGCATGGAGGTGAAGAGGTGGTTCGCCTCCTCGTCCGTGTCCGCTGCGACGCCCATGACGCCCACCATGACATGCGGCTTGTCGAGCTGTGGCGACGGGGTGAAGCGCTCGCGGTATATTTCGAGCGCGGAAAGCAGCATGTCCGGCGCGAAATGCGAGGCGAAGGCGAAGGGAAGGCCGAGCATGCCGGCGAGATGGGCGCTGAAATGGCTCGAACCGAGCAGCCAGATCGGCACGTTCGAATCCGCGCCCGGAACGGCGATGATCTTCTGGTCTTCGGTCGCCGGGCCGAGCAGCGCCTGCAGTTCCACGACATCGTTGGGGAAATTGTTGGCGCTCGCCTCCATGTTGCGGCGGAGCGCCTGCGCCGTTCTCATGTCCGTGCCGGGCGCGCGGCCGAGGCCGAGATCGATGCGGCCGGGGTAAAGCGCCGCAAGCGTGCCGAATTGCTCGGCGATGACGAGCGGTGAATGGTTGGGCAGCATGATGCCACCTGAGCCGACGCGGATCGTCCGCGTGGCCGAAGCCACATGCGAAATCACGAGAGACGTCGCGGCGCTGGCAATGCCCTTCATGCCATGGTGTTCGGCCAGCCAGAAGCGCTGATAGCCATTCTCCTCCGCCGCGATTGCCAGCCGCTGCGAATTTTCGAGCGACTCTGCGATGCTGCCCCCTTCGGTGATCGGCGACAGGTCGAGAATGGAAAAGGGGATCATGGCGAGGCTTTCAATTAAGAGAAATTGATCTTCCGCAATGTAGGTTCAAGTTTCCTTACGCCAAGGGTGCCCCGGCGCTTTTAGGCAGCACGCCACCATTTCTGTGCAATGTTTTTGTTTTGTTCACTTTTTGCTGGCAGCGTCCCGCCGACCGAAATAGGGTGAAGCATGCAGAATACGATTCGCATCATCGGCATCGATCCGGGCTTGAGGCGCACCGGCTGGGGGGTCATCGAAACGCTCGGCAATTCGCTGCGTTTCGTCGCTTCCGGCACCGTCACTTCCGATGGCGAGTTGGATCTTGCCTCCCGCCTCTGCCAGTTGCATGACGGGCTTGCCGAGGTGGTGCACGGCTACCAGCCGCACGAGGCCGCTGTCGAACAGACCTTCGTCAACAAAGATGCGACCGCCACGCTGAAGCTCGGCCAGGCGCGCGGCATCGCCATGCTGGTGCCGGCCCGGGCGGGCTTGAGGGTCGCGGAATATGCGCCGAACGCCGTCAAGAAAGCCGTGATCGGCGTCGGCCACGGCGAAAAGCAGCAGATACATATGATGTTGAAAGTCCTGATGCCCAAGGCCGAGTTCAAAGGCAACGATGCCGCCGACGCGCTCGCCATCGCCATCTGCCACGCCCATAACAGGCAGGCAGTCACGAGCCGCCTTGCGGCGCTTGCGGGGTAGGTCGTGCGAATGAATATGACGGCAAGCGATGCGCCCTCTGGCCGGCAGGTCAAAGGGCGTTGGAGGGCAACCGGATGATTGGCAAGCTCAAGGGCACGATAGACGAGATCGGCGAGGATCACGTGGTTCTCGACGTGCATGGGGTCGGGTATGTCGCCCATTGCTCCGCGCGCACGCTCGGAAAGCTCGGAAGCGCTGGAGAGGCGGCCGTACTCTTCATCGAGACCTATGTGCGCGAGGATCAGCTGAAGCTGTTCGGGTTCCTGAGCGCGTTGGAGCGCGAATGGTTCCGCCTGCTTCAGAGCGTTCAGGGTGTGGGATCCAAGGTGGCGCTGGCGGTGCTCTCCACGCTGACCCCCGGGGAACTCGCCAATGCCATCGCCTTGCAGGACAAGACGTCGATCTCGCGCGCGCCGGGCGTGGGTCCGAAAGTTGCCGTGCGCATCGTCACCGAACTCAAGAACAAGGCTCCGGCCTTCTCCGGCGAGATGGCACCATCGATCGGCCTCAAGCAGGAGCTCGGCGAAGGCGTTGCCGCAGCGCCGGTTGCGGACGCGGTCTCGGCGCTCACCAATCTCGGCTATTCGCGAGACCAGGCGGCCAACGCCGTTGCGGCTGCGCTGAAAAACGGCGGGGAGGGCGGCGACAGCGCCAAGCTGATCCGCCTCGGCTTGAAGGAACTGTCGCGGTGAGGAAGCGGCGAGCCTTCCTGCGGCCACAAAAGCATTGGAGTAGAGGGACGCTGGCCGTTCTCGCTGGATTGATCCGGGCGCCCCAATTATGGTTGAGCGCGGCAGCGGCGGTGACCGGCCTCAACACCGGCACCCCTATGGCCGCGGACAGCCCGAAACGGAAGCAATGACATGAGCGAAGCCGCACGTCTGATCGCGCCGGAAAAGCGAGGCGAAGACCTCGATGCGACCATGCGCCCGCAGACGCTCGACGAGTTCACCGGCCAGGCTGAAGCCCGCGCCAATCTGAAGATCTTCATCGAGGCGGCGCGCAATCGCGGCGAAGCGCTCGACCACGTGCTCTTCGTCGGCCCGCCCGGGCTCGGCAAGACGACGCTGGCGCAGATCATGGCAAAGGAGCTCGGCGTCAATTTTCGCTCGACTTCCGGCCCGGTGATCGCCAAGGCCGGTGACCTTGCGGCGCTGCTCACCAATCTCGAAGAGCGCGACGTGCTCTTCATCGATGAAATCCACCGCCTCAATCCGGCCGTCGAGGAAATCCTCTATCCGGCCATGGAGGATTTCCAGCTCGACCTCATCATCGGCGAGGGGCCGGCGGCCCGTTCGGTGAAGATCGATCTCGCAAAGTTCACCCTCGTGGCGGCGACGACGCGCCTCGGACTGCTGACGACGCCGCTGCGCGATCGCTTCGGCATCCCCGTGCGGCTCAATTTCTATACGGTCGAGGAGTTGGAGCTGATCGTCCGGCGTGGCGCGCGGCTGATGGGTCTCGGCATGACCGACGAAGGCGCGCGCGAGATTGCCCGCCGGGCGCGCGGAACGCCCCGCATCGCCGGCCGCCTCCTGCGCCGGGTGCGCGACTTCGCCGAGGTCGCACGGGCGGAGGCCGTGACGCTAAAGATTGCCGACGAGGCGCTGACCCGGCTGCTCGTCGACAGCATGGGTCTCGACCAGCTCGACCGGCGCTATCTGACGATGATCGCCCAGAATTTCGGCGGCGGGCCGGTGGGGATCGAGACGATCGCCGCCGGGCTTTCCGAGCCGCGCGACGCGATCGAAGACATCATCGAGCCCTATCTGATCCAGCAGGGCTTCATCCAGCGCACGCCGCGTGGCCGCGTGCTCACGGCGAATGCTTGGAAGCATCTCGGCCTCAATCCGCCACGGGATGTCGAGGCAAGCCAATTCCGGCTGACGCTCGAGGACGACTGAAATGATCACCCGGCGGGGCTTCATGAAGGTCCTCGGCGGTGGATTGGTGAGCGCCGTGGCCCTGGGCAGCTACGCCTTCGGCATCGAACCGCTTGCGCGTCTGAGGGTGGCCCGCTACGCCCTGACACCACCCGGCTGGAGCCCCGGCCTGAAGCTCCGCCTGGTCGCGCTCGCGGATGTTCATGCCTGCGAACCCTGGATGTCTGCGCGCCGCATCGCATCCATATGCGAGCGCGCCAACGACCTCGGCGGCGACGTGACGGTCCTTCTCGGCGACTACGCTTCCGGCATGAATCTCGTGACGCGCTATGTCCATTCGAGCGAGTGGTCGAAGGCGCTTGCCACGCTCAGGGCACCCCTCGGCGTCCATGCGATCATGGGAAATCATGATTGGTGGGAAGACAGGACCGCCCAGAAGAGCGGCGGCGGCGATACCTTCGGCCATCGGGCATTGGCCGGCGTCGGCATTCAGGTGTACGGCAATCGCGCGGTCCGCCTTGAGAAGAGCGGCTTCCCCTTCTGGCTCGCAGGGCTCGAGGACCAGCTTGCGCTCCTGCCGGGACGGAAA
It encodes:
- a CDS encoding MBL fold metallo-hydrolase, whose product is MLLRYLAYTLTVIWLIHALWPTPAHAQQAKAHVSQCQAIAAATPAATFASFSAADATPVASADTSEVTITFLGHSTFLIETPGGVSIATDYNGWFRTPSPPTVVTMNRAHSSHYTLAPDPAIAHVLHGWGDNGEPADHDLVVGDAYIRNVTTDIRSGFEGMERDGNSIFIFEIAGLCIGHLGHLHHELDESHYRQIGRLDVLMVPVDGGLTMGAESMSRVVSRLRSALILPMHRPMTNDFLAMFGDDFDKRFATEPSVKVSLRSLPSRPLIYVLQGV
- a CDS encoding YebC/PmpR family DNA-binding transcriptional regulator, coding for MAGHSQFKNIMHRKGRQDAVRSKMFSKLAREITVAAKTGLPDPTMNPRLRLAIQNAKAQSMPKDNIERAVKKAAGGDAENYEEVRYEGYGPGGVAVIVEALTDNRNRTASNVRSTFTKAGGALGETGSVSFSFDRVGEITYKLSAGDADKVMEAAIEAGADDVETDEEGHTITCGFEDIGEVSKALEGALGEAETVKAVWKPQNTVPVDEEKAQSLMKLIDNLEDDDDVQNVYSNFEVSDEVLAKLSA
- a CDS encoding LLM class flavin-dependent oxidoreductase, whose translation is MIPFSILDLSPITEGGSIAESLENSQRLAIAAEENGYQRFWLAEHHGMKGIASAATSLVISHVASATRTIRVGSGGIMLPNHSPLVIAEQFGTLAALYPGRIDLGLGRAPGTDMRTAQALRRNMEASANNFPNDVVELQALLGPATEDQKIIAVPGADSNVPIWLLGSSHFSAHLAGMLGLPFAFASHFAPDMLLSALEIYRERFTPSPQLDKPHVMVGVMGVAADTDEEANHLFTSMQQSFVALRRNARGRFPPPVKSMDGLWSQDEKIFVDHAMSYAVVGGPETIRRKIEAFVDLTRADELIVSMPIFDMEARLRSVKLFGGVRRTG
- the ruvC gene encoding crossover junction endodeoxyribonuclease RuvC yields the protein MQNTIRIIGIDPGLRRTGWGVIETLGNSLRFVASGTVTSDGELDLASRLCQLHDGLAEVVHGYQPHEAAVEQTFVNKDATATLKLGQARGIAMLVPARAGLRVAEYAPNAVKKAVIGVGHGEKQQIHMMLKVLMPKAEFKGNDAADALAIAICHAHNRQAVTSRLAALAG
- the ruvA gene encoding Holliday junction branch migration protein RuvA; translation: MIGKLKGTIDEIGEDHVVLDVHGVGYVAHCSARTLGKLGSAGEAAVLFIETYVREDQLKLFGFLSALEREWFRLLQSVQGVGSKVALAVLSTLTPGELANAIALQDKTSISRAPGVGPKVAVRIVTELKNKAPAFSGEMAPSIGLKQELGEGVAAAPVADAVSALTNLGYSRDQAANAVAAALKNGGEGGDSAKLIRLGLKELSR
- the ruvB gene encoding Holliday junction branch migration DNA helicase RuvB, whose translation is MSEAARLIAPEKRGEDLDATMRPQTLDEFTGQAEARANLKIFIEAARNRGEALDHVLFVGPPGLGKTTLAQIMAKELGVNFRSTSGPVIAKAGDLAALLTNLEERDVLFIDEIHRLNPAVEEILYPAMEDFQLDLIIGEGPAARSVKIDLAKFTLVAATTRLGLLTTPLRDRFGIPVRLNFYTVEELELIVRRGARLMGLGMTDEGAREIARRARGTPRIAGRLLRRVRDFAEVARAEAVTLKIADEALTRLLVDSMGLDQLDRRYLTMIAQNFGGGPVGIETIAAGLSEPRDAIEDIIEPYLIQQGFIQRTPRGRVLTANAWKHLGLNPPRDVEASQFRLTLEDD